Sequence from the Argentina anserina chromosome 7, drPotAnse1.1, whole genome shotgun sequence genome:
TGTGGGGTGATCCTGTTTGTACTTATGGCCGGTTACCTGCCTTTCGATGAACCAAATCTTATAGCTCTGTACCGAAAGGTATGTATAACCAAACTTTagcttcttttgtttgaaagaaaggaATCTCATATTACATGTACCGtgaatttcagatatgcaaagcGGAATTTTCAGGTCCAACATGGTTTTCTTCCGGCGCAAAGAAACTGATACACCGTATACTTGATCCAAACCCTGCTACGGTGAGCTCCAAAACCCAGTTTCTGTGCCAAAATTATCTTCTCATATGTTCTTCAAAAATTCAATATCATTGTTAAGCTGTGGGGATTAGTTCGTTGATGCACATACCAGCTTTGGTCCTGTGTTATAGAAGAATAACTTGAATAGGTGCTCTCTTTTTTTCATGCAGAGGATGACAATTCCCGAGATATTAGAAAATGATTGGTttaagaaagattacaagccagCACAATTTAAAGAAGAAGACAATATAAATCTTGATGATGTGGATGCTGTTTTCAACAAATCGAAGGTAACACTTTCAATCAGGTCTCTTTGTTTATTTCTCTCAAGCATGAAGTCTCCGCCTCTCTTTATCGAAAAAGGTTGTGTGAGAAAATAGTACGTCTTGGAAATTCGCCTTGCTAAATCAGTTgcttcctttttttctttgtggttgCAGGAAAATTTGGTAACAGAAAGGAGAGAAAAACCTACATCGATGAATGCTTTTGAGCTTATTTCTCGGTCACAGAGTTTCAATCTAGAAAATTTATTTGAGAAGCAGATGGTAAGTAGCATACAATGTTCCTAATTTATTTGTAGTGCTGAAAATTATTTTGATTCTaattgcttctttctggtCATCTGTAATCCATTAGGGTCTTGTGAAACGAGAAACCCGTTTTACTTCTCAACGCCCAGCAAATGAAATCATGACTAAGATTGAGGAAACTGCAAAGCCTTTGGGTTTTAATATCCACAAGAAAAACTACAAGGTAATGAATTATAGTGTTTtactcttttaatttttttttttaactttgcTCTTTTAGATGTTGCACTGCATATGACTTGATCTTATGGAATATGCTGCATATCTTTGCTAATCATAATCCCTTTTTTCAGATGAAATTGCAAGGTGATAAGCATGGAAGGAAGGGTCACCTCTCTGTGGCCACTGAGGTACAGGCTTATTTGATACCGCGTATACTGTTGGAACATGTCTATTAAAACTTGATTATAATCAGTCTATTTCATCCTGTTACATAAGGTATTCGAGGTGGCTCCCTCTGTGCACATGGTAGAACTCAGGAAAACTGGTGGTGACACACTCGAGTTTCACAAGGCAAGTCAACACTAAATCTCACCTTCCAGTTTTAAGCTTCTGAGAATAGTAGGGATATGGCGGAAGGAATCCAAATGATGAAATGCAATTACTTCTAtgcctctctttttttttcttctctttctcacaaATTAAACAACAGGATTGTCAAGGACCAAGTTGTTATTGCTGATTTTTTGTTCTTAATCTTTGTAATTTCAGTTCTATAAAAACTTCTCATCCGGGTTGAAAGACATTGTGTGGAACTCGGAAGAAACTACCAACGAAGGATCAAGGTGATAATCACCCCTATCTTCCTCTCTGACTCTTCAACTACTCGTCTGTGCAGGTCATAACaaactcttttcttttcatgtcCAATTGATTCTTCTGACCAATTTTGGCCTATAATGCAGATAATCATGAGCCCTATATACAACGCATAATGGCAGATGGAAGGTTTGGGAAACTGGGAGCATGTGGTTATCAGTGTAGAGTCTGCAGAAACCAGATATAAATCCTCAAACTTGAGGTCGGGTGCTCACCATGTTAGCTAGTTATATGAACCAAATCAATCAACttttttgagaaaatgatTGCAGGGGTTCATCAGATGTTCTTCATATGCTATTCTGTAATCGAGTAATGAACATTCTATATCTATCTTCTCCAAATTTTAAGACGATCAAACGATGGTTTAAGTAtaaattttcttcttccaCATATATTGCATTATGTGTTATTACAGCATAATCATTCGATTAGTCGTCATAATGTTGTAGGGTTTCACTAGCACGCAAGTACTCATGCACAACATCTCAAACGTTAATGACGACACTTTTTCGTGAACAACTATACCACCCTAAGCACAAATGCTCAGACttcaaaatcaattttttgtttCCCGTGTGTAAAACTATGCTCAGAGCATCTTCAACTGAAGAAGACGAAATATAGATCAAGAATCCTTAAATAGACGTGACTGCACCCAATCATCCATAACCCCACTCTATTTGTGCATGTTGGACAGAGGTCTCTGAGCCACAGTCCCAGCTTCTATTATTTATTACAATGCTATACAATTAATATCCATATGCTCTGTTGTTAGGTACCTGTTAACAACAGGTTTATATGACACATATATTGGACCATTTGTATGGTATGCCACTTGATATCATTTATTGAATTGGTTTCTTGTTATAAGTTATAGTACCTATGTATTTGGTCCCAAAAAAAACCTACGTATTTGGTCATGGGTCACTCTTGCTTGATTAAACATTGTTTCTCTGATTAATTTACCAGTACGTACTTGAGACCAGTGATGTGATTCATCATTGTGATGGGTGATTGTAGAAGATGATGGCTAGAAGTACTAAAACAGAAACAAATTCAGACCTCGTGTCTCACATAGAACTCATGTAGCTAGAACTTGGCATATAAGAGCGGACACACGTCTTTGTTGTGAAACGGGTTTTTATCAAGTAGTAATCTTGATTAGTTTGCCAATAATTGTCGTTGTAGAGAATACAGGCTCACCCTCATTTCCGAAGAAAATGGCCCGTTTACTCCTTTATGGTAAGAGGTGCACTTTCAATTCTTCTCTTTGTTTGTTGATATAATAGAAGACTTGTAGTTGGGAATCGGGATTCATTGGGATTTAAGTGCCTTTGGTTACAAGAACGAGTTGATTGAGATTATAATCACTTGttaattttcagtttttggaAATGGTTATTGTAGTGGGGAAAGTCAAACTTCTTAAAGCTTCAAGTTTTGTTCATAAATTT
This genomic interval carries:
- the LOC126803325 gene encoding CBL-interacting serine/threonine-protein kinase 9 isoform X1 — its product is MSNPKSPRMRTRVGKYELGKTLGEGTFAKVKFAKNTETGQCVAIKILDREQVLKHKMVEHIKREISTMKLIKHPNVTQMFEVMASKTKIYIVLEFIDGGELFDEIAKNGRLKEEDARRYFQQLINAVDYCHSRGVYHRDLKPENLLLDSFGVLKISDFGLSTFEQQVREDGLLHTACGTPNYVAPEVLNNKGYEGTSSDVWSCGVILFVLMAGYLPFDEPNLIALYRKICKAEFSGPTWFSSGAKKLIHRILDPNPATRMTIPEILENDWFKKDYKPAQFKEEDNINLDDVDAVFNKSKENLVTERREKPTSMNAFELISRSQSFNLENLFEKQMGLVKRETRFTSQRPANEIMTKIEETAKPLGFNIHKKNYKMKLQGDKHGRKGHLSVATEVFEVAPSVHMVELRKTGGDTLEFHKFYKNFSSGLKDIVWNSEETTNEGSR
- the LOC126803325 gene encoding CBL-interacting serine/threonine-protein kinase 9 isoform X2, which translates into the protein MGAKNGRLKEEDARRYFQQLINAVDYCHSRGVYHRDLKPENLLLDSFGVLKISDFGLSTFEQQVREDGLLHTACGTPNYVAPEVLNNKGYEGTSSDVWSCGVILFVLMAGYLPFDEPNLIALYRKICKAEFSGPTWFSSGAKKLIHRILDPNPATRMTIPEILENDWFKKDYKPAQFKEEDNINLDDVDAVFNKSKENLVTERREKPTSMNAFELISRSQSFNLENLFEKQMGLVKRETRFTSQRPANEIMTKIEETAKPLGFNIHKKNYKMKLQGDKHGRKGHLSVATEVFEVAPSVHMVELRKTGGDTLEFHKFYKNFSSGLKDIVWNSEETTNEGSR